A genomic stretch from Puntigrus tetrazona isolate hp1 chromosome 6, ASM1883169v1, whole genome shotgun sequence includes:
- the ppp4r2b gene encoding serine/threonine-protein phosphatase 4 regulatory subunit 2-B isoform X2: MFPLSSSSSLSSTAAISSRVSTGDRDNKTNMEIDTLLEALKDFDKKVKKESSPVLDQFLCHIAKTGETLVSWCQFKSYFIFKLEKVMEDFRASAPEQRGPANPNIESVPFEEMKERILKIVNGYNGIPFTIQRLCELLTEPKRNYTGTEKFLRGVEKNVMVVSCIYPTSEKNGCSGVNRMNGVMLSGNTSVFTDRKVNGPGTPRPLNRQKHSMSSSLATNGLPDSTENKEMNTAQGHNKSASDASVSGIGGPLGSSVKNKHLDDEEDEGMEAEEHEVKRLKFNQDCNDEEEDEDEVDQQVIERPRSTSTNSSSDKSEDAESPSSMLHEGSEEEEESKPHGSAESSEDQAPSSTQPECPPADSREAFTEREVPCGSDDSSDEPSDMDQSEQRAPAGVSSSPEVREGEEPSEQVSSSSTDENASGPTSSNSSIASPTEGDSGSGAQDSESAEEEPMEQD, from the exons ATGTTtcccctctcctcctcttcttcactgAGCTCAACAGCAGCCATCAGCTCTCGCGTTTCAACTGGAGACAgggacaacaaaacaaacatggagATAGACACTCTTCTGGAAGCTCTCAAAG ATTTTGACAAGAAGGTAAAGAAAGAGTCATCTCCGGTGTTGGACCAGTTTTTATGCCATATTGCAAAAACTGGGGAAACCTT GGTATCCTGGTGTCAGTTTAAAAGCTACTTCATATTCAAACTGGAGAAAGTAATGGAGGACTTCCGAGCATCGGCCCCAGAGCAGCGAGGTCCTGCTAACCCCAACATAGAGTCTGTTCCTTTTGAAGAAATGAAGGAGAGAATTCTTAAGATTGTGAATGGATACAATGG GATCCCATTCACTATCCAGCGCTTGTGCGAGCTGCTCACTGAACCGAAGAGGAACTACACAGGGACAGAGAAATTTCTCAGAGGGGTAGAGAAG AATGTAATGGTGGTCAGTTGCATTTATCCTACATCTGA GAAGAATGGCTGCAGCGGTGTGAACAGAATGAATGGAGTCATGTTGTCAGGGAACACATCTGTCTTTACAGACAG AAAAGTAAATGGTCCAGGAACGCCCAGACCAttaaacagacagaaacactcCATGTCCAGTTCACTGGCCACAAATGGCCTTCCGGACAgtacagaaaataaagaaatgaacacaGCACAAGGACACAACAAATCGGCCAG TGATGCATCTGTATCAGGGATTGGTGGGCCTCTTGGCAgctctgtgaaaaacaaacacttagATGATGAGGAAGATGAGGGAATGGAGGCGGAGGAACATGAAGTAAAGAGGCTGAAATTTAACCAGGATTGCaatgatgaagaggaggatgaagatgaagtaGACCAGCAGGTTATCGAGAGACCGAGATCTACGTCAACTAATAGCTCCTCAGATAAGTCAGAGGATGCAGAATCACCGTCATCCATGTTGCATGAGGGgagtgaggaagaggaggaaagTAAACCTCATGGATCAGCTGAAAGCTCAGAGGACCAAG CGCCTTCGAGCACACAGCCCGAGTGTCCCCCTGCAGATTCCAGAGAGGCTTTTACTGAAAGAGAGGTTCCCTGTGGCTCTGATGACTCTTCAGATGAGCCCAGCGATatggaccaatcagagcagagagCCCCAGCAGGCGTGTCTTCTAGCCCTGAGGTGAGAGAAGGGGAGGAGCCAAGCGAGCAGGTCAGCAGCAGTAGCACTGATGAAAATGCCTCTGGACCCACATCCAGCAACAGTAGCATAGCGTCACCCACAGAGGGCGACTCTGGGTCAGGGGCCCAGGACTCGGAGAGCGCAGAGGAGGAGCCAATGGAGCAGGACTAG
- the ppp4r2b gene encoding serine/threonine-protein phosphatase 4 regulatory subunit 2-B isoform X1, giving the protein MFPLSSSSSLSSTAAISSRVSTGDRDNKTNMEIDTLLEALKDFDKKVKKESSPVLDQFLCHIAKTGETLVSWCQFKSYFIFKLEKVMEDFRASAPEQRGPANPNIESVPFEEMKERILKIVNGYNGIPFTIQRLCELLTEPKRNYTGTEKFLRGVEKNVMVVSCIYPTSEKNGCSGVNRMNGVMLSGNTSVFTDRKVNGPGTPRPLNRQKHSMSSSLATNGLPDSTENKEMNTAQGHNKSASDASVSGIGGPLGSSVKNKHLDDEEDEGMEAEEHEVKRLKFNQDCNDEEEDEDEVDQQVIERPRSTSTNSSSDKSEDAESPSSMLHEGSEEEEESKPHGSAESSEDQGAPSSTQPECPPADSREAFTEREVPCGSDDSSDEPSDMDQSEQRAPAGVSSSPEVREGEEPSEQVSSSSTDENASGPTSSNSSIASPTEGDSGSGAQDSESAEEEPMEQD; this is encoded by the exons ATGTTtcccctctcctcctcttcttcactgAGCTCAACAGCAGCCATCAGCTCTCGCGTTTCAACTGGAGACAgggacaacaaaacaaacatggagATAGACACTCTTCTGGAAGCTCTCAAAG ATTTTGACAAGAAGGTAAAGAAAGAGTCATCTCCGGTGTTGGACCAGTTTTTATGCCATATTGCAAAAACTGGGGAAACCTT GGTATCCTGGTGTCAGTTTAAAAGCTACTTCATATTCAAACTGGAGAAAGTAATGGAGGACTTCCGAGCATCGGCCCCAGAGCAGCGAGGTCCTGCTAACCCCAACATAGAGTCTGTTCCTTTTGAAGAAATGAAGGAGAGAATTCTTAAGATTGTGAATGGATACAATGG GATCCCATTCACTATCCAGCGCTTGTGCGAGCTGCTCACTGAACCGAAGAGGAACTACACAGGGACAGAGAAATTTCTCAGAGGGGTAGAGAAG AATGTAATGGTGGTCAGTTGCATTTATCCTACATCTGA GAAGAATGGCTGCAGCGGTGTGAACAGAATGAATGGAGTCATGTTGTCAGGGAACACATCTGTCTTTACAGACAG AAAAGTAAATGGTCCAGGAACGCCCAGACCAttaaacagacagaaacactcCATGTCCAGTTCACTGGCCACAAATGGCCTTCCGGACAgtacagaaaataaagaaatgaacacaGCACAAGGACACAACAAATCGGCCAG TGATGCATCTGTATCAGGGATTGGTGGGCCTCTTGGCAgctctgtgaaaaacaaacacttagATGATGAGGAAGATGAGGGAATGGAGGCGGAGGAACATGAAGTAAAGAGGCTGAAATTTAACCAGGATTGCaatgatgaagaggaggatgaagatgaagtaGACCAGCAGGTTATCGAGAGACCGAGATCTACGTCAACTAATAGCTCCTCAGATAAGTCAGAGGATGCAGAATCACCGTCATCCATGTTGCATGAGGGgagtgaggaagaggaggaaagTAAACCTCATGGATCAGCTGAAAGCTCAGAGGACCAAGGTG CGCCTTCGAGCACACAGCCCGAGTGTCCCCCTGCAGATTCCAGAGAGGCTTTTACTGAAAGAGAGGTTCCCTGTGGCTCTGATGACTCTTCAGATGAGCCCAGCGATatggaccaatcagagcagagagCCCCAGCAGGCGTGTCTTCTAGCCCTGAGGTGAGAGAAGGGGAGGAGCCAAGCGAGCAGGTCAGCAGCAGTAGCACTGATGAAAATGCCTCTGGACCCACATCCAGCAACAGTAGCATAGCGTCACCCACAGAGGGCGACTCTGGGTCAGGGGCCCAGGACTCGGAGAGCGCAGAGGAGGAGCCAATGGAGCAGGACTAG
- the pdzrn3b gene encoding E3 ubiquitin-protein ligase PDZRN3-B isoform X4 produces MMGCRVCTLQKPQEQYKLLYEVCQVNGKDLSKVTHDQAVEAFRTAKEPIMVQVLRRAPRPKPTGPSGEAQVVDISTQTDITFQHIMALSKLPASSPPVDVLEQYLLPEGHSPAHEYFDPSEFLEGMQHEIEREELEYEEVDLYRTNIHDKLGLTVCYRTDDEDETGIYVSEIDPNSIAAKDGRIREGDRIIQINGIEIQNREEAVALLTSEEHPNVCLLLARPEIQLDEGWMDDDRNDYLDDLHMDMLEQQHHQAMQFTASMLQQKKLEEDGGTTDTATLLSHHHEKDSGVGRTDDSTRNDESSEQENLADDQTSASTTLGSRRRLAYSQDTLGSGDLPFSSESFISADYADADFLGDFPADECERFRELLELKCQMRSGGSSGTPEQSLFWPGGGVGGGQGTVGEEGVDKELELLNEELRSIELECLSIVRAHRMQQLREQCREQSWMLHNSGFRNYNTSVDARRHELADISELPEKSDKDSSSAYNTGESCRSTPLTLELSPDNSLRRGNENQLEAGASSGTSGPSRILKPLLSPVQEACSPNRVRPTLSKESEPGIQPEIRERKSGRHAQPQSPYKHAHIPAHAQHYQSYMQLIQQKSVEYAQSQMSLVSMCRDPVASADLGPKMEWKVKIRSDGTRYITKRPVRDKLLKERALRIREERSGMTTDDDAISEMKMGRYWSKEERKQHAVRAKEQRQRREFMKQSRMDCLKEQVGSAEDKKEVNIIELSHKKMMKKRNKKIFDNWMTIQELLTHGTKSPDGTRVYNSLLSVTTV; encoded by the exons GTCAATGGAAAGGACTTGTCAAAGGTAACTCATGACCAGGCTGTGGAGGCCTTCCGTACAGCTAAAGAGCCCATCATGGTCCAGGTGCTACGCCGGGCTCCCAGGCCCAAACCTACAGGTCCGAGTGGGGAAGCACAGGTAGTGGACATCAGCACCCAGACGGACATCACCTTCCAGCACATCATGGCCCTCAGCAAACTGCCTGCATCCTCCCCGCCTGTGGATGTGCTTGAGCAGTATCTGCTACCAGAAGG aCACTCTCCTGCTCATGAATACTTCGACCCCAGTGAATTCCTGGAGGGCATGCAGCATGAGATAGAAAGAGAAGAGCTGGAATATGAG GAAGTGGATTTATACAGAACTAATATCCATGATAAACTTGGGTTAACCGTGTGCTACAGGACCGATGATGAAGATGAGACTGGGATCTATGTCAGTGAG ATTGATCCGAACAGCATTGCTGCAAAAGATGGACGAATTCGAGAGGGAGATCGAATCATCCAG ATCAATGGCATTGAGATTCAGAACCGTGAGGAAGCAGTGGCTCTTTTAACCAGTGAAGAACATCCAAATGTGTGCCTGCTATTGGCTCGACCAGAGATACAG CTGGATGAAGGCTGGATGGATGACGACAGAAACGACTACCTGGATGACCTCCACATGGATATGTTAGAGCAACAACACCATCAGGCTATGCAGTTCACAGCAAGCATGCTCCAGCAG aagaagCTTGAGGAGGATGGAGGTACAACAGACACTGCTACGCTGCTCTCCCACCACCATGAGAAGGACAGTGGAGTGGGCCGCACAGACGACAGCACTCGTAACGATGAAAGCTCTGAGCAGGAGAATCTTGCAGATGACCAGACCAGCGCCTCCACAACATTAGGGAGTCGGCGCAGGCTCGCCTACAGTCAGGACACCCTAGGCAGTGGCGACCTTCCCTTCAGCAGCGAGTCCTTCATTTCTGCAGACTATGCGGATGCGGATTTCTTGGGTGACTTTCCTGCTGACGAATGCGAGCGGTTTCGTGAGCTTTTGGAGCTCAAGTGCCAGATGCGGAGCGGGGGCAGCAGTGGTACCCCAGAACAGAGTTTGTTCTGGCCTGGTGGGGGTGTAGGTGGCGGACAGGGCACCGTTGGCGAGGAGGGTGTCGACAAAGAGCTGGAACTTCTGAATGAGGAGCTCCGCAGCATTGAGCTGGAGTGCCTGAGCATAGTCCGAGCGCACCGCATGCAGCAGTTGCGTGAGCAGTGCCGCGAACAGTCCTGGATGCTCCACAACAGCGGTTTCCGCAACTACAACACAAGTGTGGATGCAAGACGCCACGAGTTAGCGGACATCAGCGAACTCCCGGAAAAGTCAGACAAGGACAGCTCCAGCGCGTACAACACGGGCGAAAGTTGTCGTAGCACGCCGCTCACCCTAGAGCTCTCACCAGACAACTCCTTGCGACGTGGAAATGAAAATCAGCTGGAAGCAGGGGCGAGTAGTGGTACCTCGGGTCCTAGCAGAATCCTCAAACCTCTGTTGTCTCCCGTCCAAGAGGCTTGCAGCCCTAACAGAGTTCGTCCGACCTTGTCAAAAGAGTCCGAGCCTGGAATCCAGCCTGAAATCCGAGAACGCAAATCTGGTCGCCATGCCCAGCCCCAGTCGCCGTACAAACACGCCCACATCCCGGCCCACGCCCAGCACTACCAGAGCTACATGCAACTGATCCAGCAAAAGTCGGTGGAGTACGCTCAAAGCCAAATGAGCCTAGTCAGCATGTGCCGGGACCCCGTCGCTTCTGCCGACTTGGGACCCAAGATGGAATGGAAAGTGAAGATCCGCAGCGATGGTACACGCTACATTACCAAGCGGCCTGTCCGGGACAAACTCCTGAAAGAGCGAGCCCTACGGATTCGAGAGGAGCGCAGCGGGATGACTACAGACGATGATGCCATCAGCGAGATGAAGATGGGACGCTACTGGAGCAAAGAGGAGCGCAAGCAACACGCCGTCCGTGCCAAAGAGCAGCGTCAGCGCAGGGAATTTATGAAGCAAAGCCGCATGGACTGTCTGAAAGAGCAAGTGGGTAGCGCTGAAGACAAGAAGGAGGTCAATATCATTGAACTGAGTCACAAAaagatgatgaagaagaggaaCAAGAAAATCTTTGACAACTGGATGACTATCCAGGAACTGCTGACGCATGGTACAAAGTCCCCCGATGGGACACGAGTGTACAACTCTCTACTGTCAGTGACCACGGTGTAG
- the pdzrn3b gene encoding E3 ubiquitin-protein ligase PDZRN3-B isoform X3, with amino-acid sequence MLFALPSGPAGFNHCSGGELDKRRGDPSSGQVNGKDLSKVTHDQAVEAFRTAKEPIMVQVLRRAPRPKPTGPSGEAQVVDISTQTDITFQHIMALSKLPASSPPVDVLEQYLLPEGHSPAHEYFDPSEFLEGMQHEIEREELEYEEVDLYRTNIHDKLGLTVCYRTDDEDETGIYVSEIDPNSIAAKDGRIREGDRIIQINGIEIQNREEAVALLTSEEHPNVCLLLARPEIQLDEGWMDDDRNDYLDDLHMDMLEQQHHQAMQFTASMLQQKKLEEDGGTTDTATLLSHHHEKDSGVGRTDDSTRNDESSEQENLADDQTSASTTLGSRRRLAYSQDTLGSGDLPFSSESFISADYADADFLGDFPADECERFRELLELKCQMRSGGSSGTPEQSLFWPGGGVGGGQGTVGEEGVDKELELLNEELRSIELECLSIVRAHRMQQLREQCREQSWMLHNSGFRNYNTSVDARRHELADISELPEKSDKDSSSAYNTGESCRSTPLTLELSPDNSLRRGNENQLEAGASSGTSGPSRILKPLLSPVQEACSPNRVRPTLSKESEPGIQPEIRERKSGRHAQPQSPYKHAHIPAHAQHYQSYMQLIQQKSVEYAQSQMSLVSMCRDPVASADLGPKMEWKVKIRSDGTRYITKRPVRDKLLKERALRIREERSGMTTDDDAISEMKMGRYWSKEERKQHAVRAKEQRQRREFMKQSRMDCLKEQVGSAEDKKEVNIIELSHKKMMKKRNKKIFDNWMTIQELLTHGTKSPDGTRVYNSLLSVTTV; translated from the exons GTCAATGGAAAGGACTTGTCAAAGGTAACTCATGACCAGGCTGTGGAGGCCTTCCGTACAGCTAAAGAGCCCATCATGGTCCAGGTGCTACGCCGGGCTCCCAGGCCCAAACCTACAGGTCCGAGTGGGGAAGCACAGGTAGTGGACATCAGCACCCAGACGGACATCACCTTCCAGCACATCATGGCCCTCAGCAAACTGCCTGCATCCTCCCCGCCTGTGGATGTGCTTGAGCAGTATCTGCTACCAGAAGG aCACTCTCCTGCTCATGAATACTTCGACCCCAGTGAATTCCTGGAGGGCATGCAGCATGAGATAGAAAGAGAAGAGCTGGAATATGAG GAAGTGGATTTATACAGAACTAATATCCATGATAAACTTGGGTTAACCGTGTGCTACAGGACCGATGATGAAGATGAGACTGGGATCTATGTCAGTGAG ATTGATCCGAACAGCATTGCTGCAAAAGATGGACGAATTCGAGAGGGAGATCGAATCATCCAG ATCAATGGCATTGAGATTCAGAACCGTGAGGAAGCAGTGGCTCTTTTAACCAGTGAAGAACATCCAAATGTGTGCCTGCTATTGGCTCGACCAGAGATACAG CTGGATGAAGGCTGGATGGATGACGACAGAAACGACTACCTGGATGACCTCCACATGGATATGTTAGAGCAACAACACCATCAGGCTATGCAGTTCACAGCAAGCATGCTCCAGCAG aagaagCTTGAGGAGGATGGAGGTACAACAGACACTGCTACGCTGCTCTCCCACCACCATGAGAAGGACAGTGGAGTGGGCCGCACAGACGACAGCACTCGTAACGATGAAAGCTCTGAGCAGGAGAATCTTGCAGATGACCAGACCAGCGCCTCCACAACATTAGGGAGTCGGCGCAGGCTCGCCTACAGTCAGGACACCCTAGGCAGTGGCGACCTTCCCTTCAGCAGCGAGTCCTTCATTTCTGCAGACTATGCGGATGCGGATTTCTTGGGTGACTTTCCTGCTGACGAATGCGAGCGGTTTCGTGAGCTTTTGGAGCTCAAGTGCCAGATGCGGAGCGGGGGCAGCAGTGGTACCCCAGAACAGAGTTTGTTCTGGCCTGGTGGGGGTGTAGGTGGCGGACAGGGCACCGTTGGCGAGGAGGGTGTCGACAAAGAGCTGGAACTTCTGAATGAGGAGCTCCGCAGCATTGAGCTGGAGTGCCTGAGCATAGTCCGAGCGCACCGCATGCAGCAGTTGCGTGAGCAGTGCCGCGAACAGTCCTGGATGCTCCACAACAGCGGTTTCCGCAACTACAACACAAGTGTGGATGCAAGACGCCACGAGTTAGCGGACATCAGCGAACTCCCGGAAAAGTCAGACAAGGACAGCTCCAGCGCGTACAACACGGGCGAAAGTTGTCGTAGCACGCCGCTCACCCTAGAGCTCTCACCAGACAACTCCTTGCGACGTGGAAATGAAAATCAGCTGGAAGCAGGGGCGAGTAGTGGTACCTCGGGTCCTAGCAGAATCCTCAAACCTCTGTTGTCTCCCGTCCAAGAGGCTTGCAGCCCTAACAGAGTTCGTCCGACCTTGTCAAAAGAGTCCGAGCCTGGAATCCAGCCTGAAATCCGAGAACGCAAATCTGGTCGCCATGCCCAGCCCCAGTCGCCGTACAAACACGCCCACATCCCGGCCCACGCCCAGCACTACCAGAGCTACATGCAACTGATCCAGCAAAAGTCGGTGGAGTACGCTCAAAGCCAAATGAGCCTAGTCAGCATGTGCCGGGACCCCGTCGCTTCTGCCGACTTGGGACCCAAGATGGAATGGAAAGTGAAGATCCGCAGCGATGGTACACGCTACATTACCAAGCGGCCTGTCCGGGACAAACTCCTGAAAGAGCGAGCCCTACGGATTCGAGAGGAGCGCAGCGGGATGACTACAGACGATGATGCCATCAGCGAGATGAAGATGGGACGCTACTGGAGCAAAGAGGAGCGCAAGCAACACGCCGTCCGTGCCAAAGAGCAGCGTCAGCGCAGGGAATTTATGAAGCAAAGCCGCATGGACTGTCTGAAAGAGCAAGTGGGTAGCGCTGAAGACAAGAAGGAGGTCAATATCATTGAACTGAGTCACAAAaagatgatgaagaagaggaaCAAGAAAATCTTTGACAACTGGATGACTATCCAGGAACTGCTGACGCATGGTACAAAGTCCCCCGATGGGACACGAGTGTACAACTCTCTACTGTCAGTGACCACGGTGTAG